Genomic window (Aquimarina sp. BL5):
GCGGTAGTAGTACCTTGCTACAATGAATCTCAGCAAATAATGATGGTTCTTGATAGCATGCCATCATTTGTGGATCGAATTATAGTAGTGGATGATGCATCAAAAGATGACACCGTAGACACGGTTATGAAACATTTAGATAACAACACATCCGACCTTAAGCTAACCTCAAACCTAAAAAATGAGATTGTACCAAACATTTATAATCGTGCGGATATAGAAGTCAGACAAAAAAGTATCGATGAGATCCAAAAGTTCACTCCTTCAGAAATTGTAAACAAAATTCCTGATCAAGAGAAAATTGTCGTAATAAAACACTTAACCAATGGCGGTGTAGGTGCTGCTATCGCCACCGGTTATAAATGGTGCAAAGATCATGATATTGATTGTACTGCGGTAATGGCTGGAGATGGACAAATGGATCCTGATGAGTTAGAATCTATCTGTAAACCAGTGGTTGATGAAGGAATAGATTATGTGAAAGGGAATCGGTTAATTCATAAAAGCGCTTGGGTAATAATACCTAGAGTACGTTTTTTAGGAAATTCAATTCTCAGCATTCTAACAAAAGTTGCTTCGGGATATTGGGGAGTATCCGATACCCAAAGTGGATACACAGCCATATCCAATAACGCACTAAATTCCGTTCCGTTATATGATATTTATAAAAGATATGGAATGCCTAATGATTTATTAGTAAAACTAAACATAGCGTTTTGTACTATTCGAGAAGTAAAAATAAAACCAATATATGGCGTAGGAGAAAAATCAAAACTAAATATTATCAAAGTTTCTCTTCCTATTTTATTTTTATTAATTCGATGCTTTTTCACAAGACTCCAAACAAAATATTTATATCGTAGTTTTCATCCTCTATATTTATTGTATTGGGTAGCATTTATTATTGGTATTATAAATAGTTATTTTCTATATCAGTTAATTGCTAACTTTTTCATACCAAATTCGAAAACACCAACAGATTACCTAATCATATTTATTTTCCTAACAATATCAGGCTTCCAGTCTTTACTATTTGCAATGTGGATGGATATCCAGGATAATGAAAGGCTATCAAAATAATAATAAATGCTATTTTATTTGTTTTAAATCCTTTAACCTTATTGGAGAAAGATAAAACCAAATAGCTCCAGGAATAAAAGAAATAAGTTGGAGTAGAAAAATAATCAAGGATAATGCAATAGCATCTTCAGCTGGCAGCTTGTACAATTGAAAAATTACAACAAGAGATGTTTCTCGTACCCCTATTCCTAATACAGTAATTGGAAGTAATGTTAATATTCCTAAAATAAAAGTCCCCAGAAATAACCCCAAATGATCAATCTCAATTCCCATTGCCCAAGCCATATAATTAAAAACGCCATAAATTAACACCATACTAAAACAAGTAATTACAAAACCTTGACCACTTTTAAACCATCCTAAATCGTGTGAATTAAATGCTTCCAACCAAGGCTTAATAATTTTTGTAAACCTCTTTCTATATCTAAAAAGAATTAAAAGGAATACTACCCCTCCTAATAAACAAAAAACAATTCCTATATATTCTTTGGGTAGTTTTAAAATATAAAAACTAAACTGATAATAAATAATAGCTGCGAAACTAAAAAGTAACAAACAAATTAAATCAAAAAGACGATCCATAATTAGACTGGACCATCCAATTTTCTGTGTAGGCAAATCATCCTTAATATAAATTAGTCTTCCAAAATCTCCCAAACGTCCCGGTGTAATATTAGCCAAAAAAAGACCTATAAAAAAAACTTTTAAAGCTTTATATTTTCCCAATGGAATTCCATAAGAATTGGAGATAATTTTCCATCTTACACTTTTTAAATAAAAAGCGATCCACAAAATTAATACTCCAATAAGTATATGAAAAAAAGAAACTTTCTTCATTGAATCCAAAGTTTCTTCCCACCCCACTTTATGAATAAGATAAGAAAGCAAGATGATTCCAACGAATTTTAACCAAAAGCTAATATTTAGAAAACTTTTATTACCCATAAATAAAACAATAACTATTAAAAGCCAAAATAACGAATGTAAGTATTACTGTGCAAAAAATCCGTTCTAACTATAAAAACCAACAACACAACTTAAAATTAACTCAAGAAAGAAACATTAAAAATTCTCATACTCTGAGGAAGATAAACTAAAAAGCCTCATCTTGAAGATGAGGCTTTGAGCGGGAGACCGGGTTCGAACCGGCGACATTCAGCTTGGAAGGCTGACGCTCTACCAACTGAGCTACTCCCGCCTTAACTGATGGCAAATGTATTAGATTTCTTCAAAAATAAAAATAAAAACAAAATTATTTTTAAGATATTTATTTACATATTATAGGCTTTAACATTAAATAAAACAGCTATTTCAGCTGATTAACAATAACTTAATTTAACATCAAAATTTTAAAAAAAATGTGTTTTATCGAAAAAAAATGCTTTTAATCGGATAAAACATGTATTTTTGTAGTTAAGAAAATATTAATATATTAGCAACTTATCTATATTTACTTAGATAAGCGGTTAATTTTGTTCAATTAAACAGAGTTACGTGATAACCCCAATTAAAAAGAGGTAAAACTCTTTTTTAAAAAGAAATTTCCTACAGCCTATGAAGGTAAAATTACTTCTTTTTATATTTATGCTTTCGTCTTTTGCCCATGTATTTGCTCAGGTAAAAGTTGGTGACAATCCCGATCAAATAGATGATTCATCTATATTGGAATTAGAAAGTGTTGACAAAGCTTTTGTTTTAACACGGGTTACTACCTCACAGATGAATGCAATCACTCCATTGAATGGAGCTTTAGTATATAATACTGATGATAGCTGTATTTTCCAATACAACAATAATAGCTGGACAAGCCTCTGTTCAGGTAACGACAATCAAGTATTAACATTTAATTCTACTACCAATATACTAACTTTGGAAAATGGAGGATCTGTTGATTTAACTTCTTTAATTAATGATCCAGACCCAGATCCTACTAACGAAATACAAATACTAAGTCAAAGTGGAAACACCATATCTCTATCAAATGGAGGTGGAAGTGTTACTGAAACGATATCTACACTTATTGATAATGGTGATGGCACTTTTACTTATACAGCTGAAGATGGCACAATCACTAATATAGGAGCTATAGGCGTTCCTGGACCTACCGGGCCAACGGGTTTCACAGGGAGAACTGGGTTCACTGGTGCGACTGGAAGAACTGGATTTACAGGGAGAACTGGATTCACTGGAACTACTGGAAGAACAGGATTTACAGGTAGAACTGGGTTCACTGGAGCTACCGGAAGAACAGGATTTACAGGGAGAACAGGATTTACAGGGAGAACAGGATTCACTGGTGCTACTGGAAGAACAGGATTCACAGGTAGAACTGGGTTCACTGGAGCGACTGGAAGAACAGGATTTACAGGTAGAACTGGGTTCACTGGTGCTACCGGAAGAACAGGATTTACAGGGAGAACAGGATTCACTGGAGCTACCGGAAGAACAGGATTTACGGGGAGAACAGGATTCACTGGAGCTACTGGAAGAACAGGATTTACAGGGAGAACAGGATTCACTGGAGCTACCGGAAGAACAGGATTTACGGGGAGAACAGGATTCACTGGTAGAACAGGATTTACAGGTAGAATAGGGTTCACTGGAGCTACTGGAAGAACAGGATTTACAGGTAGAACTGGATTCACTGGAGCTACTGGAAGAACAGGATTTACAGGGAGAACCGGATTCACTGGGGCTACTGGAAGAACAGGATTTACAGGGAGAACAGGATTTACGGGTAGAACTGGATTCACTGGAGCTACTGGAAGAACAGGATTTACAGGTAGAACAGGATTCACTGGAGCGACTGGAAGAACAGGATTTACAGGTAGAACAGGGTTCACTGGGGCTACTGGAAGAACAGGATTTACAGGGAGAACAGGATTCACTGGAGCTACTGGAAGAACAGGATTTACGGGTAGAACTGGATTCACTGGGGCTACTGGAAGAACAGGATTTACAGGGAGAACAGGATTCACTGGAGCTACTGGAAGAACAGGATTTACGGGTAGAACTGGATTCACTGGGGCGACTGGACGTACAGGATTTACGGGTAGAACGGGATTCACTGGGGCTACTGGAAGAACAGGATTTACAGGTAGAACAGGGTTCACTGGAGCTACCGGAAGAACAGGATTTACAGGTAGAACTGGGTTCACTGGAGCTACTGGAAGAACAGGATTTACAGGGAGAACTGGGTTCACTGGTGCTACTGGAAGAACAGGATTTACAGGTAGAACAGGATTCACTGGAGCTACCGGAAGAACAGGATTTACGGGTAGAACTGGATTCACTGGAGCTACTGGAAGAACAGGATTTACAGGTAGAACAGGATTCACTGGGGCTACCGGAAGAACAGGATTTACAGGGAGAACAGGATTCACTGGGGCTACCGGAAGAACAGGATTTACAGGGAGAACAGGATTCACTGGAGCTACCGGAAGAACAGGATTTACGGGTAGAACAGGATTCACTGGTGCTACTGGAAGAACAGGATTCACAGGTAGAACAGGATTCACTGGTGCTACTGGAAGAACAGGATTTACGGGTAGAACAGGATTCACTGGAGCTACTGGAAGAACAGGATTTACAGGTAGAACAGGATTCACTGGGGCTACTGGAAGAACAGGATTTACAGGGAGAACTGGATTCACTGGAACTACTGGAAGAACAGGATTTACGGGTAGAACAGGATTCACTGGGGCTACCGGAAGAACAGGATTTACAGGGAGAACTGGATTCACTGGGGCTACCGGAAGAACAGGATTTACAGGGAGAACAGGATTCACTGGGGCTACTGGAAGAACAGGATTCACTGGAGCTACTGGAAGAACAGGATTTACGGGTAGAACTGGATTCACTGGAGCTACTGGAAGAACAGGATTTACAGGTAGAACTGGGTTCACTGGTGCTACCGGAAGAACAGGATTTACAGGTAGAACTGGGTTCACTGGAGCTACCGGAAGAACAGGATTTACGGGTAGAACTGGGTTCACTGGAGCTACTGGAAGAACAGGATTTACAGGTAGAACAGGATTCACTGGAGCTACCGGACGTACAGGATTTACGGGTAGAACTGGATTCACGGGAGCTACCGGAAGAACAGGATTTACAGGGAGAACTGGATTCACTGGAGCTACCGGACGTACAGGATTTACAGGGAGAACTGGATTCACGGGAGCTACCGGAAGAACAGGATTTACAGGGAGAACTGGATTCACTGGAACTACTGGAAGAACAGGATTTACGGGTAGAACAGGATTCACGGGAGCTACCGGAAGAACAGGATTTACAGGGAGAACAGGATTCACTGGGGCTACTGGAAGAACAGGATTCACTGGAGCTACTGGAAGAACAGGATTTACGGGTAGAACTGGATTCACTGGAGCTACTGGAAGAACAGGATTTACAGGTAGAACTGGGTTCACTGGTGCTACCGGAAGAACAGGATTTACAGGGAGAACTGGGTTCACTGGAGCTACCGGAAGAACAGGATTTACGGGTAGAACTGGGTTCACTGGAGCTACTGGAAGAACAGGATTTACAGGTAGAACAGGATTCACTGGAGCTACCGGACGTACAGG
Coding sequences:
- a CDS encoding lysylphosphatidylglycerol synthase transmembrane domain-containing protein, which gives rise to MGNKSFLNISFWLKFVGIILLSYLIHKVGWEETLDSMKKVSFFHILIGVLILWIAFYLKSVRWKIISNSYGIPLGKYKALKVFFIGLFLANITPGRLGDFGRLIYIKDDLPTQKIGWSSLIMDRLFDLICLLLFSFAAIIYYQFSFYILKLPKEYIGIVFCLLGGVVFLLILFRYRKRFTKIIKPWLEAFNSHDLGWFKSGQGFVITCFSMVLIYGVFNYMAWAMGIEIDHLGLFLGTFILGILTLLPITVLGIGVRETSLVVIFQLYKLPAEDAIALSLIIFLLQLISFIPGAIWFYLSPIRLKDLKQIK
- a CDS encoding glycosyltransferase family 2 protein, whose amino-acid sequence is MLNNKTIAVVVPCYNESQQIMMVLDSMPSFVDRIIVVDDASKDDTVDTVMKHLDNNTSDLKLTSNLKNEIVPNIYNRADIEVRQKSIDEIQKFTPSEIVNKIPDQEKIVVIKHLTNGGVGAAIATGYKWCKDHDIDCTAVMAGDGQMDPDELESICKPVVDEGIDYVKGNRLIHKSAWVIIPRVRFLGNSILSILTKVASGYWGVSDTQSGYTAISNNALNSVPLYDIYKRYGMPNDLLVKLNIAFCTIREVKIKPIYGVGEKSKLNIIKVSLPILFLLIRCFFTRLQTKYLYRSFHPLYLLYWVAFIIGIINSYFLYQLIANFFIPNSKTPTDYLIIFIFLTISGFQSLLFAMWMDIQDNERLSK